A window of Geoalkalibacter sp. contains these coding sequences:
- a CDS encoding type II toxin-antitoxin system RelE/ParE family toxin, with amino-acid sequence MRELKWTSKAVSDLARLYDFLAPVNQQAAARTVQVLTSAPTSLLANPRIGEKLEEFEPREIRRILIGHYEMRYEIQESTIYVLRLWHTREDR; translated from the coding sequence ATGAGGGAGTTGAAGTGGACAAGCAAGGCAGTTTCCGACCTTGCGCGCCTTTATGATTTTCTGGCCCCGGTCAACCAGCAAGCGGCCGCGCGCACTGTGCAGGTGCTCACGAGTGCCCCGACCAGTTTATTGGCAAACCCGCGAATAGGCGAAAAACTCGAAGAATTCGAGCCGCGCGAAATCCGCCGGATTCTCATCGGCCATTATGAGATGCGTTACGAAATTCAAGAATCCACGATCTATGTGCTGCGTTTGTGGCATACGCGCGAGGATCGATAG
- a CDS encoding CopG family ribbon-helix-helix protein: protein MAQTKTKVFTAHVPIELAEKVDQMAERLDRSRGWVMKQALSAWVDQEEERSRLTREALADVDAGSVIDHQAVQAWAESLNTDKPLPVPR from the coding sequence ATGGCACAAACAAAAACCAAAGTCTTTACGGCACACGTTCCCATCGAGTTGGCCGAAAAGGTCGACCAGATGGCCGAGCGCCTCGATCGGTCCCGCGGCTGGGTTATGAAGCAAGCGCTGTCGGCCTGGGTCGACCAGGAAGAAGAGCGCAGCCGCTTGACCAGGGAGGCCCTGGCCGACGTGGATGCCGGCAGCGTCATTGACCACCAGGCCGTGCAAGCCTGGGCCGAAAGCCTGAACACCGACAAGCCGTTGCCCGTGCCGCGATGA